Proteins found in one Phoenicibacter congonensis genomic segment:
- the serC gene encoding 3-phosphoserine/phosphohydroxythreonine transaminase, protein MTRVFNFSAGPANLPLSVLEEAQKDLVDYKGCGMSVMEMSHRSKDFASIIETTEADLRELLHMPDNYRVIFMQGGATAQFAAIPMNLMKNGKADYLQTGNWSKKALTEAKMYGDVNVVASSEDNNYTAIPDIKGLKFDKDADYVYICENETVYGCKFPELPDTGNIPLVSDVSSMFLSEPHDVSKYGLLYGGVQKNIGPAGLAIVIVRDDLVTEEVLPGTPSILNYKKNADAGSLMNTPNCWGIYMCGLTFKWLKQLGGLEKIKEINERKAKVLYDYLDQSKMFKAAVQKESRSLMNVPFVTGDADLDAKFVAESAAAGLKSLKGHRSVGGMRASIYNAMPEEGVQALVDFMEKFEKENA, encoded by the coding sequence ATGACACGTGTCTTCAATTTTTCAGCAGGTCCAGCAAATCTCCCATTAAGTGTTTTGGAAGAAGCTCAAAAAGATTTAGTTGATTATAAAGGTTGCGGAATGAGCGTGATGGAGATGTCGCACCGCTCAAAAGATTTTGCATCAATCATTGAAACAACAGAAGCCGATCTTCGCGAATTGCTCCATATGCCTGACAATTATCGCGTGATTTTCATGCAGGGTGGCGCAACTGCACAATTTGCAGCAATTCCAATGAATCTCATGAAAAACGGAAAGGCTGATTATCTGCAGACTGGAAATTGGTCTAAGAAAGCTTTGACTGAGGCAAAGATGTATGGTGACGTAAATGTTGTTGCATCTTCGGAGGACAACAACTACACTGCTATTCCAGACATTAAGGGGTTGAAGTTTGATAAAGACGCTGATTATGTCTACATTTGTGAAAATGAAACGGTTTATGGCTGCAAGTTCCCTGAGCTTCCAGACACTGGAAACATTCCTCTAGTTTCTGATGTTTCCTCAATGTTTTTGAGCGAGCCTCACGACGTGTCAAAATATGGGCTTCTTTACGGTGGAGTGCAGAAAAACATTGGACCAGCAGGTCTTGCAATTGTGATTGTGAGAGATGATTTGGTAACTGAAGAGGTGCTCCCTGGAACACCTTCGATTTTGAATTACAAAAAGAACGCCGACGCTGGCAGCCTTATGAACACTCCAAATTGCTGGGGAATTTATATGTGCGGACTCACCTTTAAATGGCTAAAGCAACTGGGCGGTCTTGAGAAAATCAAGGAAATAAACGAAAGAAAAGCTAAGGTTCTTTACGATTATCTTGACCAAAGCAAGATGTTTAAAGCGGCTGTTCAAAAGGAGTCTCGTTCTTTGATGAATGTTCCTTTTGTTACAGGCGATGCTGATCTTGATGCAAAGTTCGTTGCTGAATCTGCAGCAGCAGGACTGAAATCGCTAAAAGGACACAGATCGGTGGGCGGAATGCGCGCTAGTATTTACAACGCTATGCCTGAGGAAGGCGTGCAGGCGCTCGTTGACTTTATGGAAAAATTCGAAAAAGAAAACGCTTAA
- the prmC gene encoding peptide chain release factor N(5)-glutamine methyltransferase, whose protein sequence is MKNDQPTSIKLVEEYITDFFNFYHVENAANLARLAISEVTGMSYAKSVVKKPMLTLQECDAIDEICDRVAAGEPIQYVVRHAPFRFLDLTVNPNVLIPRPETEMMVDIVAFYLKKNGITQPLIADVGTGSGALAVSFATEIKDCTVYATDVSSAALNVARENAQKYEVSDKIYFEHCSCLDNFEYFQHSRNHFSAIVSNPPYIPSEIVKKLPNRIRDFEPEIALDGGEDGLDVFREIVLGSKLLLEEGGLLLFELHETCLEEAKQFAESQGLRKVTIMKDLAGKNRFLASIG, encoded by the coding sequence TTGAAAAACGATCAACCGACATCTATAAAGTTAGTTGAAGAATACATTACTGATTTTTTTAACTTCTACCATGTTGAGAATGCCGCAAATTTAGCTCGTCTGGCTATTAGCGAAGTTACAGGCATGTCCTATGCAAAGTCGGTTGTTAAAAAACCAATGCTCACTTTGCAAGAATGCGACGCTATTGACGAGATTTGTGACCGTGTAGCAGCTGGTGAGCCTATTCAATATGTGGTTAGGCACGCGCCGTTTCGCTTTCTGGACCTAACTGTTAATCCTAATGTGTTAATTCCGCGTCCAGAAACTGAAATGATGGTTGACATAGTGGCGTTTTATCTAAAGAAAAATGGCATAACGCAGCCGCTAATCGCTGACGTTGGAACTGGCAGTGGCGCCCTTGCTGTTTCTTTTGCAACAGAAATCAAGGATTGCACAGTTTATGCAACCGATGTTTCATCAGCTGCTCTAAATGTAGCACGTGAAAATGCGCAGAAATATGAAGTGAGTGACAAGATTTATTTCGAACACTGTTCTTGTCTTGACAATTTTGAATACTTTCAGCACTCACGCAATCATTTTTCCGCAATTGTTAGCAATCCACCCTATATTCCAAGTGAGATTGTTAAAAAACTTCCGAACAGAATTCGCGATTTTGAACCTGAAATTGCTCTTGATGGCGGTGAAGATGGGCTTGATGTCTTCCGAGAAATTGTTTTGGGCTCAAAGTTGCTTCTTGAGGAGGGTGGTTTGTTACTTTTCGAACTTCATGAGACTTGCCTTGAGGAAGCTAAACAATTTGCTGAGTCGCAGGGTTTGCGAAAAGTTACGATTATGAAAGATTTAGCGGGTAAAAACAGGTTCTTAGCCAGTATTGGCTAG
- the prfA gene encoding peptide chain release factor 1: protein MADEELKNKMGDFLKAYHELEQKMADPEIISDQKEYNRLAKEYSHQSELADLAKKYISLVSDLDEAKEMLSDSEMKSFAMEEITRIEPQLPELEDKIKILLIPEDPADEKDIIVEIRAAAGGDEAAIFAGDLFKMYERFAGSQGWKIELMDVSASEVGGYKEIQFKVKGNYVYSLMKFESGVHRVQRVPKTESQGRIHTSTATVAVLPEADEVEVEINEGDLRIDVFRAGGPGGQCVNTTDSAVRITHLPTGLVVQSQDQKSQLQNKIAAMSVLRARLYEKMLADQQAEEGAKRLAQIGSGDRAEKIRTYNGPQDRVTDHRIGVSMTYNGVLLGDKLIDMINALQAADRAQKLEEAV, encoded by the coding sequence ATGGCAGACGAAGAACTTAAAAATAAAATGGGAGATTTTCTTAAGGCCTACCATGAGCTAGAGCAAAAAATGGCAGACCCAGAGATTATCTCTGATCAAAAGGAATACAACAGGCTTGCAAAAGAGTACTCTCATCAGAGCGAACTTGCTGATTTAGCAAAGAAGTATATTTCTCTTGTTAGTGATTTGGACGAAGCAAAGGAGATGCTCTCTGATTCCGAAATGAAGTCTTTCGCAATGGAAGAAATTACTAGGATTGAGCCTCAATTGCCAGAGTTGGAAGACAAAATCAAAATTTTGCTCATACCAGAAGACCCTGCTGACGAAAAAGACATTATTGTCGAGATTCGTGCTGCGGCAGGCGGCGATGAAGCGGCTATTTTTGCTGGTGATTTGTTCAAAATGTATGAGCGATTTGCTGGCTCTCAAGGTTGGAAGATTGAGCTTATGGATGTTTCTGCTTCTGAGGTTGGAGGCTACAAAGAGATTCAGTTTAAAGTCAAGGGCAATTATGTTTACTCGCTCATGAAGTTTGAGAGTGGTGTTCACCGCGTACAGCGAGTTCCAAAAACTGAAAGCCAAGGAAGAATCCACACATCAACTGCCACTGTTGCGGTTTTGCCTGAAGCCGACGAAGTTGAAGTCGAAATAAACGAAGGTGATTTAAGAATTGATGTTTTCCGTGCTGGCGGCCCTGGTGGTCAGTGTGTTAACACGACTGACTCAGCCGTTCGCATAACTCACCTTCCAACCGGTCTTGTTGTTCAGTCTCAAGACCAGAAGTCTCAGCTTCAGAACAAAATTGCAGCTATGTCAGTTTTGCGTGCTAGGTTATATGAAAAAATGCTTGCAGACCAACAGGCTGAAGAGGGGGCAAAACGTCTTGCACAAATTGGGAGCGGCGACCGAGCGGAAAAGATTCGCACATATAATGGACCTCAAGATCGCGTGACCGACCATCGAATTGGCGTTTCCATGACCTACAATGGTGTTTTGCTTGGCGACAAATTGATTGACATGATAAACGCTCTTCAAGCTGCCGATAGAGCACAAAAACTCGAAGAAGCTGTGTAA
- the thrS gene encoding threonine--tRNA ligase — MAIKTEACKEAGALCAPGTRKGKDMSIEIKLPDGSAKKVAEGATLYDVAASIGEGLARAALAGRINGAFADLTDVVKNGDAVEIITSKSPDALPIMRHSCAHVLAEAVQLLWPGTQIGFGPQTDDGFFYDFALPEPVSVNDFEKIEEKMREIIAEDKPFIKEIVTRDQAKEIFKDQRLKLEHIDDFDDDVQITIRRHGDFVDLCGGPHVLRAGMIDSNAFKLTKIAGAYWKGDSDREMLTRIYGTAFFKKKDLQDYLRMIEEAEKRDHRKLGKELGIYTMDSLAGAGLPLYLPKGARVIRIMQEWLRRDLYDRGYEEVITPHVFNADVWKTSGHYGFYKENMYFFNINEGTDEQPNLVEYAVKPMNCPGHVMLYRANLHSYRDLPLRYFEFGTVYRHEMSGVVHGLLRARGFTQDDAHVFCTKDQVVDEVVAILDLVDHIMKTFGFEYEAEISTRPSKSIGTDEMWEHATNALKEACSRHNLEYDINEGDGAFYGPKIDIKVKDALGRTWQCSTVQVDFNMPERFNLTYRDADNTEQRPWMLHRAIFGSIERFLGILIEHYAGAFPLWLAPTQVAILPITDRHIDAAKEFEKKLKAVGGRVELLLENEPMKVKIAKAQAEKIPYMVVIGDKEVENGTISVRDRFEGDLGTWDQQKLIDIIKEAQI, encoded by the coding sequence TTGGCAATCAAAACCGAAGCGTGTAAGGAGGCAGGCGCTTTGTGTGCGCCCGGCACGAGAAAGGGCAAAGATATGTCAATCGAAATTAAACTTCCAGATGGTTCGGCAAAAAAGGTCGCAGAAGGCGCTACTCTTTATGATGTTGCGGCATCAATAGGCGAGGGTCTTGCGAGAGCCGCTCTCGCAGGAAGAATTAACGGTGCATTCGCTGATCTTACCGATGTTGTAAAAAATGGCGATGCTGTTGAAATCATTACATCAAAGTCGCCGGATGCTCTTCCAATAATGAGACATTCCTGTGCGCATGTTTTGGCAGAGGCTGTGCAACTTCTTTGGCCTGGTACACAAATCGGTTTTGGTCCTCAAACTGATGACGGCTTTTTCTATGATTTTGCCCTGCCTGAGCCAGTATCGGTCAATGATTTCGAAAAAATTGAGGAAAAGATGCGCGAAATTATTGCTGAGGACAAGCCTTTTATCAAGGAAATTGTTACGCGTGATCAGGCGAAAGAGATTTTTAAAGACCAGCGCTTAAAGCTAGAGCACATTGATGATTTTGATGATGACGTCCAAATTACAATTAGGCGTCACGGAGATTTTGTTGATCTTTGCGGCGGACCTCACGTTTTGCGTGCAGGAATGATTGATTCAAATGCGTTTAAACTCACCAAAATTGCTGGCGCATATTGGAAGGGTGATTCTGACCGCGAGATGCTCACACGCATTTATGGCACTGCTTTCTTTAAGAAAAAAGACTTGCAAGACTATCTGCGCATGATTGAAGAGGCAGAAAAACGCGACCACAGAAAGCTTGGAAAAGAGCTGGGAATTTATACAATGGATTCACTTGCTGGAGCGGGACTTCCTCTTTATTTGCCTAAGGGCGCACGTGTGATTCGCATCATGCAAGAGTGGCTTCGCCGCGATCTCTATGACAGAGGTTATGAAGAAGTTATCACGCCGCATGTGTTTAATGCCGATGTTTGGAAGACATCTGGGCACTATGGTTTCTACAAGGAAAACATGTATTTCTTCAACATTAATGAAGGAACTGATGAGCAGCCAAACCTTGTTGAGTATGCTGTTAAGCCAATGAACTGCCCTGGTCACGTTATGCTTTATCGTGCAAATCTCCATTCATATCGTGATTTGCCTCTGCGCTATTTTGAGTTCGGAACGGTTTATCGCCATGAAATGAGCGGCGTTGTTCATGGACTTCTTCGCGCACGTGGTTTTACGCAAGATGATGCACACGTTTTCTGCACAAAAGATCAGGTAGTCGACGAGGTAGTTGCTATTCTTGATCTGGTTGATCACATTATGAAAACGTTTGGTTTTGAATACGAGGCTGAAATTTCAACTCGACCAAGTAAGTCAATTGGCACCGACGAAATGTGGGAACATGCAACTAATGCTTTGAAAGAAGCTTGCTCTCGTCACAATTTGGAATATGACATTAACGAAGGTGATGGCGCTTTCTATGGTCCAAAGATTGATATTAAGGTAAAAGACGCATTGGGAAGAACGTGGCAATGCTCCACTGTGCAGGTTGACTTCAACATGCCAGAGCGTTTTAATCTCACCTATCGCGATGCTGACAACACTGAGCAGCGTCCATGGATGCTGCACCGTGCAATCTTTGGTTCGATTGAACGTTTCTTAGGTATTTTGATTGAACATTATGCCGGAGCTTTCCCTCTGTGGCTTGCACCAACGCAGGTTGCAATTCTTCCTATCACCGATCGTCACATCGATGCTGCCAAAGAATTTGAGAAGAAGTTAAAGGCTGTTGGTGGGAGAGTTGAGCTGCTTCTTGAAAATGAGCCAATGAAGGTAAAAATTGCTAAGGCTCAAGCAGAAAAAATTCCATATATGGTAGTTATTGGCGACAAGGAAGTTGAGAATGGAACAATTTCTGTTCGAGATCGTTTTGAGGGCGATCTTGGCACTTGGGACCAACAAAAACTAATTGACATTATTAAAGAAGCTCAGATTTAA
- a CDS encoding zinc ribbon domain-containing protein — translation MSEILKQIWTPQMQVTFTIVVLMIVCLYALTIVWISRDAKLRGTSPVKWMIVGLVPGAGIIAYLLLRPPMLAMDRDEQELEVALKQRQLMKYGECAHCGYPVKDTYVICPNCQTQLRNMCAHCGKPLEPAWPVCPYCATPITGRAAAHPQTQRTRRRTHAQQASTAAAKTSVQPGTTGNN, via the coding sequence ATGAGTGAAATCTTGAAACAGATTTGGACGCCACAAATGCAAGTCACGTTTACGATTGTCGTCCTAATGATTGTTTGCCTTTATGCTCTAACCATTGTTTGGATTTCAAGAGACGCAAAATTGCGTGGCACATCTCCAGTTAAATGGATGATTGTCGGGCTTGTTCCGGGAGCTGGAATTATTGCCTATCTGTTGCTTCGCCCTCCGATGTTGGCGATGGATCGCGATGAGCAAGAACTCGAAGTTGCGCTAAAACAGCGACAGCTCATGAAATATGGCGAATGCGCTCATTGTGGATATCCTGTCAAGGACACATATGTCATTTGCCCAAATTGTCAAACACAGTTAAGGAACATGTGTGCACATTGCGGAAAACCTCTTGAGCCAGCTTGGCCAGTTTGTCCATATTGTGCAACACCTATCACAGGCCGTGCAGCGGCGCATCCGCAGACACAGCGCACCAGAAGAAGAACCCACGCACAACAAGCTTCAACTGCGGCGGCAAAAACTTCAGTTCAACCTGGGACCACAGGCAACAATTAA
- a CDS encoding valine--tRNA ligase gives MSNEERMRDSEIFDAWKANGFFSRSDGKGKHASDSYTITIPPPNITGVLHMGHALNDTIQDACIRRARMQGYQTRWVLGTDHAGIATQTKVDKHLAEQGINRREIGREKFIEACQDWRREYGTTIVKQIAGMGCSCDYDNEQFTMSEEFSRAVRKLFVDWYNDGIIYRGKRIVNWCPHCTTAIADDEAEYVDEASHLWYMRYPLKEPVDGIEYLVVATTRPETMLGDTGVAVSPKDERYKKLVGKTVVLPIVNREIPIFEDFYVDAEFGTGCVKTTPAHDPNDFAMGQRHDLEVVNIFDETAHVVEGYGRFSGMDRDEARVEVVKEFEKLGLLDHIEDLNHSVMHCYRCHTTLEPWLSEQWFVDVEKIKGPARDAVASGEIQFHPQRWKQVYLDWLDNLKDWCISRQLWWGHRIPMFYCDECGWEGASVDAIDVCPKCGAHVHQDEDVLDTWFSSQLWPFATQGWANGGEKELEERYPTQVLSTARDIMGLWVARMVMASEYCTGQIPFKDVIIHPTVMGSDGKPMSKSRGNGVNPLDLMEKYSADGMRFGLLTQVTGNQAVNFDERKIEGARNFANKVKNAARYVTMHLDETVEPKPIASTLPDKWILSKLAKLISEVDAAYGEYDFGSMTHALYQFFWNEFCDWYIEFSKARLSEDADPKDKAICQGNLLFILETACKLLHPVMPFITEEIYAEIKPNKSPDDMLIVADWPKASEFKCFVDDESENKIELVTSIVGTARSVRARYGVSPKVALNIFVKANIENAELVNDQCALISKLANVSELVCSPDVKKPQGSAVVVTNALEIYVSLSGLVDMEAEKKRLEKKIADTKKDMERLEKKLNNPGFLAKAAQEIIDKDKAHYSELKEVWEKSTAQLESLN, from the coding sequence ATGTCTAACGAAGAACGCATGCGCGATTCAGAAATTTTTGACGCATGGAAGGCAAATGGCTTCTTTTCAAGAAGTGATGGAAAAGGGAAGCACGCAAGTGATTCCTACACAATCACAATCCCTCCTCCAAACATTACAGGCGTTTTGCACATGGGTCACGCCTTAAATGACACAATTCAAGATGCTTGTATTCGTCGTGCAAGGATGCAAGGATACCAAACTCGTTGGGTGTTAGGCACTGACCATGCAGGAATTGCGACGCAGACCAAAGTTGACAAACATCTTGCAGAGCAGGGAATTAACCGTCGTGAAATAGGACGCGAAAAGTTTATTGAAGCTTGTCAGGATTGGCGCCGTGAATATGGCACGACTATTGTGAAACAAATCGCTGGAATGGGTTGCTCTTGCGATTATGACAATGAGCAATTTACCATGAGCGAAGAGTTTTCCCGTGCTGTCAGAAAGCTGTTTGTTGATTGGTATAACGACGGAATTATTTATCGCGGGAAGCGTATCGTAAACTGGTGTCCTCATTGCACCACTGCAATTGCCGATGATGAAGCTGAATATGTTGATGAGGCAAGCCATCTTTGGTACATGCGTTATCCACTTAAAGAGCCAGTTGACGGGATAGAATATCTGGTTGTAGCCACAACTAGACCCGAGACAATGCTTGGCGACACTGGTGTTGCAGTTTCTCCAAAAGATGAGCGGTACAAAAAACTTGTAGGAAAAACAGTAGTTCTTCCAATTGTTAATCGAGAAATTCCAATTTTTGAAGACTTCTATGTAGATGCAGAATTCGGCACTGGTTGTGTGAAGACGACGCCGGCGCATGACCCTAATGACTTTGCAATGGGGCAGCGACACGACCTTGAAGTAGTTAATATTTTTGACGAAACTGCTCATGTAGTTGAAGGTTATGGCCGATTTAGCGGAATGGATCGCGACGAAGCACGCGTAGAGGTCGTCAAAGAGTTCGAGAAACTTGGACTTCTTGATCACATTGAAGACCTAAACCACTCAGTTATGCATTGTTATCGTTGTCACACGACACTTGAACCGTGGCTTTCTGAGCAGTGGTTTGTCGATGTTGAAAAAATAAAGGGGCCTGCGCGTGATGCGGTTGCTAGTGGAGAGATTCAGTTCCATCCTCAGCGTTGGAAGCAGGTTTATCTCGATTGGCTTGACAATTTAAAAGACTGGTGCATTTCTCGCCAATTGTGGTGGGGCCACAGAATCCCAATGTTTTATTGCGATGAGTGTGGCTGGGAAGGCGCTAGTGTCGACGCGATTGATGTTTGCCCAAAGTGTGGCGCTCATGTTCATCAAGATGAAGATGTTTTAGACACCTGGTTCTCATCCCAGCTGTGGCCTTTTGCGACACAAGGTTGGGCAAACGGCGGGGAAAAGGAGCTCGAGGAGCGTTATCCAACGCAGGTTCTTTCAACGGCACGTGACATTATGGGGCTTTGGGTTGCCCGCATGGTCATGGCTTCAGAATATTGCACTGGACAAATTCCATTTAAAGATGTCATCATCCATCCAACTGTCATGGGCTCTGATGGAAAACCGATGAGTAAATCTCGAGGAAACGGCGTTAATCCTCTCGACCTGATGGAGAAATATTCAGCTGATGGCATGCGTTTTGGTCTTTTGACGCAGGTTACTGGCAATCAGGCGGTCAATTTCGATGAGAGAAAAATCGAAGGAGCTCGCAATTTCGCTAACAAGGTTAAAAATGCAGCAAGATATGTGACTATGCATCTTGACGAGACGGTTGAGCCAAAGCCAATTGCTTCTACTTTGCCCGACAAATGGATTCTTTCAAAACTTGCAAAATTGATCTCTGAAGTTGATGCTGCCTATGGTGAATATGACTTTGGTTCAATGACACACGCCCTTTATCAATTCTTCTGGAATGAGTTCTGTGACTGGTATATCGAATTTTCTAAAGCTCGATTGAGTGAAGATGCGGACCCCAAAGACAAAGCTATTTGCCAAGGCAACCTGCTTTTTATCCTTGAAACTGCATGTAAGCTTTTGCATCCTGTGATGCCTTTTATTACGGAAGAAATTTATGCAGAAATAAAGCCTAACAAGTCACCGGATGACATGCTAATTGTTGCCGATTGGCCTAAAGCATCAGAGTTCAAGTGTTTTGTTGATGATGAGAGCGAAAACAAAATCGAGCTTGTTACTTCAATAGTTGGAACTGCTCGTTCTGTTCGTGCTCGCTATGGAGTCTCTCCAAAAGTGGCACTCAACATTTTTGTAAAGGCAAACATTGAAAATGCGGAACTTGTAAACGATCAATGCGCGCTCATTTCGAAACTTGCTAATGTGTCTGAGCTTGTTTGCTCGCCTGATGTTAAAAAACCGCAAGGCTCAGCCGTGGTTGTTACAAATGCACTGGAGATTTATGTTAGTCTCTCTGGATTAGTTGACATGGAAGCTGAGAAAAAGCGTCTCGAGAAAAAGATTGCTGATACGAAGAAGGATATGGAAAGGCTTGAGAAGAAACTAAACAACCCTGGCTTCCTAGCTAAGGCAGCTCAAGAAATAATCGATAAGGATAAGGCTCATTATTCAGAGTTAAAGGAAGTTTGGGAAAAATCAACTGCTCAACTTGAATCGTTGAATTAA
- the clpX gene encoding ATP-dependent Clp protease ATP-binding subunit ClpX has translation MSSENNEIVCSFCGKRQSEVNTIAGHNGVYICDECVSEIAKSIEMQSDKPGAGTLAADEDFFQNQEEFQQFLQEQFMKMHGDSSVADSDYYSNPADAVNEPARLHKEVADRTHLKKPKEIYEELSDYVVGQEDAKRKLSIAVYNHYKRIFLDDGSNSDVEIQIPNVMLLGPTGSGKTLLAQSLAKIIQVPFAIADATTLTEAGYVGDDVENILRKLLISADWNVEEAEIGIVYVDEIDKIAKKGDNVSLVRDVSGEGVQQALLKIIEGCEVSVPPQGGRKHPQQDVIDIDTKNILFIFGGAFVGLSDIISKRLGKKGLGFTSDVSEINKQKEADLLQECTPEDLKKFGLIPEFIGRVPVVTSLDELDVEALVRILTEPKNALVKQYKRLFEIEKSELEFDDDALTAIAEEAKDRGTGARGLRAIVERVLSDAMFEVPDFGCPTFVRIRKSDVEGETKPEIVEDSNKMAENERENTTETLSVTDNS, from the coding sequence ATGTCGTCAGAAAATAACGAGATTGTCTGTTCCTTTTGCGGGAAAAGACAAAGCGAAGTTAATACTATAGCTGGTCATAATGGAGTTTACATCTGTGACGAATGCGTTTCTGAGATAGCTAAATCTATCGAAATGCAGTCTGACAAGCCTGGAGCTGGCACGCTTGCAGCTGACGAAGATTTTTTTCAAAATCAAGAAGAGTTTCAGCAATTCTTGCAGGAGCAGTTCATGAAGATGCATGGAGATTCTTCAGTCGCTGATTCTGATTATTATTCAAATCCCGCGGATGCTGTAAATGAGCCTGCAAGATTGCATAAAGAGGTTGCTGACAGAACTCACTTAAAAAAGCCAAAAGAGATTTATGAAGAATTAAGCGATTATGTCGTTGGCCAAGAAGATGCAAAACGAAAACTATCGATTGCAGTTTACAACCACTATAAGCGCATCTTTTTAGATGATGGTTCTAACAGCGATGTTGAAATTCAAATTCCTAATGTGATGTTATTAGGACCAACTGGTTCTGGCAAAACTTTGCTGGCGCAGTCGTTGGCGAAAATTATACAAGTTCCTTTTGCAATTGCAGATGCTACAACTTTGACAGAAGCTGGTTATGTCGGCGATGATGTTGAAAACATTTTGCGCAAACTTCTCATTTCTGCAGATTGGAATGTTGAAGAAGCAGAAATTGGAATTGTCTATGTTGATGAAATAGACAAAATTGCAAAGAAGGGAGATAACGTTTCGCTCGTTCGAGATGTTTCGGGCGAAGGAGTTCAGCAAGCTTTGTTGAAAATTATTGAAGGTTGCGAAGTTTCGGTTCCACCTCAAGGAGGAAGAAAACACCCTCAACAAGATGTAATTGACATCGACACGAAGAATATTCTTTTCATTTTTGGCGGAGCTTTTGTTGGTCTTTCTGACATCATTTCAAAGCGGCTTGGGAAAAAGGGGCTTGGTTTTACAAGCGATGTTTCTGAAATAAACAAGCAAAAAGAAGCCGATTTGTTGCAGGAATGCACTCCTGAGGATCTTAAAAAATTCGGGTTGATTCCTGAGTTTATTGGAAGAGTGCCTGTTGTGACTTCTTTAGATGAACTAGATGTTGAAGCACTGGTTCGCATTTTGACGGAGCCAAAAAATGCCTTGGTCAAGCAATATAAGCGACTTTTCGAAATTGAAAAGTCGGAACTCGAATTTGATGATGATGCATTGACTGCGATTGCTGAAGAGGCGAAAGATCGCGGAACAGGGGCTCGTGGGCTTCGCGCAATTGTCGAGCGAGTCTTGAGTGATGCAATGTTTGAAGTACCAGATTTTGGATGTCCAACTTTTGTTCGAATTAGAAAATCTGACGTTGAAGGTGAAACAAAACCTGAGATAGTCGAGGATTCAAACAAAATGGCCGAGAATGAGCGCGAGAACACTACTGAAACATTGTCTGTAACTGACAACAGTTAA
- a CDS encoding ATP-dependent Clp protease proteolytic subunit, giving the protein MSNTHAALIPYVIEQSPRGERSYDIYSRLLNDRIVFLGEQIDDAVANTVVAQLLHLESEDPDKDISLYINSPGGSVTAGLAILDTMNFVKCDVSTICIGLCASMASVLLAGGAKGKRYALPNSEVLIHQPMGGAQSGTQETDMAIIAEQMKKTRARLNNILAQASGQDIETISKDTERDNWLTADEAKEYGLIDEVLSKHGE; this is encoded by the coding sequence ATGAGCAACACACATGCAGCACTAATACCATACGTTATCGAGCAGTCTCCAAGAGGCGAGCGGTCATATGACATCTACTCTCGTCTTTTAAACGACAGAATCGTTTTTTTGGGTGAACAAATTGATGACGCAGTTGCGAACACAGTTGTTGCTCAGCTTTTGCATCTTGAAAGTGAAGATCCTGACAAAGACATTTCACTTTATATAAATTCACCTGGTGGTTCTGTAACTGCAGGGCTTGCAATTCTTGACACCATGAATTTCGTTAAGTGTGACGTTTCTACGATTTGCATCGGACTTTGTGCCTCCATGGCATCTGTTCTTCTCGCGGGAGGAGCAAAAGGCAAGAGATATGCTCTTCCTAATTCTGAAGTTTTAATTCATCAGCCAATGGGTGGAGCGCAAAGCGGCACACAAGAGACCGACATGGCGATAATTGCCGAGCAAATGAAAAAGACTCGTGCGCGTTTGAACAACATTTTGGCTCAGGCATCTGGTCAAGACATTGAGACGATTTCAAAAGACACTGAGCGTGATAATTGGTTAACTGCCGATGAAGCAAAAGAGTATGGCCTTATCGATGAGGTGTTAAGCAAGCACGGCGAATAG